Proteins encoded by one window of Candidatus Nitrosocosmicus hydrocola:
- the ilvB gene encoding biosynthetic-type acetolactate synthase large subunit, with the protein MSEMSGAAALMTALEKEKVEYIFGLPGGANLPIYDALVDSKIRHILVRHEQSAAHMADGYARIKRKAGVCFATSGPGATNLVTGIATAYADSSPIIAVTGQVALPMIGKDAFQETDIIGVTNPCTKYAFQPRHASEIPEMVKKSFYIAESGRPGPVLLDIPKDVQQQVTKMEFPDYIKVRGYNPVVDADLSEINKACEMLLKAEKPIIMAGGGVILSGAFPELQALAELLSIPVVTTFKGKGAFPENHQLALGPIGMHGHAEANKMVLEADCIVAIGARFSDRTVGRFDEFGKDINVIHFDVDPAEIGKNKSVNAAVIGDVKSSLRSLIKLIPKNFRTNEEISKLWLARKRELVNYYEDSIKDYSREITAKKALKKLRELLPAEGIVTTEVGQCQMWASLHFDVISPGTFFSSTGLGTMGFGFPASIGAKAARNDVPVVDIAGDGSFSMTENSLAVSVLEDLPVIVFLLNNQMLGMVAQWQRTFYNRRYSGVHQKNCPDYCKLAESYGAQAFRVSSMDELDKAIKNSIKSDVATVIDIPIDPDEDVYPFVAPGTGLKDMIIGA; encoded by the coding sequence ATGAGCGAAATGTCTGGTGCTGCAGCGTTAATGACTGCATTGGAAAAAGAGAAAGTTGAATATATCTTTGGACTTCCTGGTGGAGCAAATTTACCTATTTATGATGCTCTTGTTGATTCTAAGATCAGACATATACTAGTACGGCACGAGCAATCAGCAGCGCACATGGCAGATGGTTACGCAAGGATTAAAAGGAAAGCAGGAGTCTGCTTTGCTACATCTGGGCCTGGTGCTACCAACTTAGTGACAGGGATAGCAACTGCTTATGCAGATTCTTCACCAATTATAGCAGTTACAGGTCAAGTAGCTTTACCAATGATAGGAAAAGACGCTTTTCAAGAGACCGATATAATAGGAGTAACAAATCCATGTACAAAATATGCTTTCCAACCTCGTCATGCGTCAGAAATACCTGAGATGGTAAAAAAGTCATTTTACATAGCAGAGAGCGGAAGACCTGGACCAGTTCTTTTGGATATTCCAAAAGATGTTCAACAGCAGGTTACTAAAATGGAATTTCCTGATTACATCAAGGTTAGGGGTTACAATCCTGTAGTTGATGCTGATTTATCAGAGATCAATAAGGCATGCGAAATGTTACTAAAGGCTGAGAAACCAATCATAATGGCCGGAGGAGGAGTAATTCTCTCTGGAGCATTTCCAGAATTGCAAGCTTTAGCAGAATTACTTTCAATTCCGGTAGTGACAACCTTTAAGGGAAAAGGAGCCTTTCCAGAGAATCATCAATTAGCTTTGGGCCCGATCGGAATGCATGGTCATGCAGAAGCTAATAAGATGGTCTTAGAAGCTGACTGCATTGTTGCCATTGGTGCGAGGTTTTCAGATAGAACAGTTGGAAGGTTCGACGAGTTTGGAAAGGATATCAATGTTATACATTTTGATGTTGACCCAGCCGAGATAGGGAAGAACAAATCAGTGAATGCTGCAGTAATAGGCGATGTCAAATCATCATTGAGATCACTCATTAAATTGATACCCAAGAATTTTAGGACGAATGAAGAAATTTCCAAATTATGGTTGGCCCGAAAAAGGGAGTTGGTAAATTATTATGAGGATAGCATAAAAGACTATTCCAGAGAAATTACAGCTAAGAAAGCCTTAAAGAAGTTGCGTGAATTGCTTCCTGCTGAAGGAATAGTTACTACAGAAGTGGGGCAATGTCAAATGTGGGCATCTTTACACTTTGATGTAATATCTCCAGGAACATTTTTTAGTTCAACAGGTTTGGGCACTATGGGATTTGGTTTCCCTGCTTCCATCGGAGCCAAGGCAGCGAGAAATGATGTACCAGTTGTAGATATAGCAGGAGATGGATCATTTAGTATGACCGAAAATTCGCTCGCTGTTTCTGTATTAGAGGACTTGCCAGTTATTGTATTCCTTCTTAACAACCAAATGTTAGGAATGGTTGCGCAATGGCAAAGAACTTTTTATAATCGTAGGTATAGTGGAGTTCACCAAAAGAATTGTCCTGATTACTGCAAACTTGCTGAATCATATGGAGCACAGGCATTTAGAGTTTCCTCTATGGATGAGTTAGACAAGGCAATCAAGAATTCGATAAAATCAGATGTTGCAACTGTCATTGATATACCAATAGACCCAGATGAAGATGTATATCCATTCGTCGCGCCGGGAACAGGTCTTAAGGACATGATAATAGGAGCGTAA
- a CDS encoding Lrp/AsnC family transcriptional regulator: MKILSELTKDASISIPQLSKKLNINSSVLYSRIKRLMKRELIRKFTVIINESQLGINIKATVGINRDPKLKEPIHNELMQIPEVRSLIEVTGRFDIILSVYARTLEELHKVVIERIGKINGIQATETFVEMQRTDKEPVYSIQSNPQGYA, encoded by the coding sequence ATGAAAATTTTGTCAGAACTAACAAAAGACGCAAGTATTTCTATTCCCCAATTAAGCAAGAAATTGAATATAAACTCATCCGTTTTATACAGTCGGATAAAGCGTCTCATGAAAAGAGAGCTAATTAGAAAGTTTACTGTCATAATAAATGAATCGCAGCTTGGTATTAATATTAAGGCAACGGTGGGAATCAACAGGGATCCAAAACTAAAGGAACCTATTCACAACGAGCTGATGCAAATCCCCGAAGTGAGATCTTTAATTGAAGTCACTGGACGGTTTGACATTATCCTATCTGTTTATGCAAGAACTCTAGAAGAATTACATAAGGTAGTTATAGAAAGAATTGGAAAGATTAATGGGATACAAGCCACAGAAACTTTTGTCGAAATGCAGCGAACAGATAAAGAACCCGTATATTCAATCCAGAGTAATCCTCAAGGATATGCTTAG
- a CDS encoding 50S ribosomal protein L1 yields MFNNDQLKELVRKAREATPKRNFAQSVEITLVLKDIDVKKGFSVNEIVVLPNPSKDGASLCMLATGDMGLRAKKAGVDQVMEPDTLDRIGTNRREARKIVRSYDFFLADATLMSSVGRSLGQFLGPKGKMPTPVPYGAPIENIASRLRSSTRIRSKNQLNMSTKIGDESMTDEQLVANASAVITSVEKKLPQGDKNFKNAIIKFTMGKALKASALGK; encoded by the coding sequence ATGTTTAACAATGATCAATTAAAGGAGCTTGTTAGAAAGGCAAGAGAAGCCACTCCAAAAAGAAATTTTGCTCAATCAGTTGAAATAACTTTGGTACTAAAAGATATCGACGTAAAGAAAGGTTTTAGCGTAAATGAGATTGTAGTATTACCTAACCCTTCTAAGGATGGAGCTTCACTTTGTATGCTTGCAACCGGAGACATGGGGTTACGAGCTAAGAAAGCGGGTGTTGACCAGGTGATGGAACCAGATACTTTAGATAGAATAGGGACAAATAGAAGGGAGGCCCGAAAAATTGTTCGTTCTTATGATTTTTTCCTTGCCGATGCTACTTTGATGTCATCCGTTGGTCGTTCGTTAGGTCAGTTTTTGGGTCCAAAAGGTAAAATGCCAACACCCGTTCCCTACGGAGCCCCTATAGAAAACATAGCATCAAGGTTGAGATCATCGACAAGAATACGCTCCAAAAATCAATTAAATATGTCAACAAAAATAGGAGACGAGTCAATGACCGATGAGCAGTTAGTAGCAAATGCAAGTGCTGTAATAACCTCTGTAGAAAAGAAGCTTCCTCAGGGTGATAAAAATTTCAAAAATGCAATAATAAAATTCACTATGGGTAAAGCATTAAAAGCAAGTGCTCTTGGGAAGTAG
- a CDS encoding biotin--[acetyl-CoA-carboxylase] ligase, with protein MIKIQCSNKQQIDFIYKLLNNSQEQLIFQEFYYFDTVPSTQEFANTLNSDNNTNFPFVVLSESQTGGKGRRGSNWASPKGGIWMSMVFESDLETTELFSLMILTAFIISEAIESKLGVTPQIKWPNDLLIDGKKFAGILMDTEVETDRLTKVTIGIGINSNNDLEETRKQIFDESTKKSSITSLKSVVIDGQEISNFELVSFMLYKYSKLVPRLSSKLFRDELRHLFKRKIEDSSSSLSYRFRTKNKEFAGEIVIVNDDGSILVKNLEDSLSNNLVRIDSVFDASMG; from the coding sequence GTGATTAAAATACAGTGTTCAAATAAACAACAGATAGATTTTATTTACAAGCTTTTGAATAATTCCCAAGAACAGCTTATATTTCAAGAATTTTACTATTTTGATACTGTTCCATCCACACAAGAATTTGCTAATACTTTGAACTCAGATAATAATACAAATTTTCCATTCGTTGTGCTGAGTGAATCTCAGACTGGGGGTAAAGGACGAAGAGGTTCTAATTGGGCATCTCCTAAGGGCGGAATTTGGATGTCAATGGTCTTTGAGAGTGACTTGGAAACAACCGAATTATTCTCTTTAATGATTTTGACTGCGTTTATAATTTCTGAAGCTATTGAATCTAAACTTGGAGTAACTCCTCAAATTAAATGGCCAAACGATCTTCTAATCGATGGTAAGAAGTTTGCTGGAATTCTAATGGATACTGAAGTAGAGACTGATAGGTTAACTAAAGTGACCATTGGTATAGGAATCAATTCCAACAATGATCTTGAAGAGACAAGAAAGCAGATCTTTGATGAATCCACAAAAAAATCCAGCATTACTAGTTTAAAGTCTGTTGTAATAGATGGTCAAGAAATTAGTAATTTTGAATTGGTATCATTCATGTTATACAAATATAGCAAACTGGTACCCAGATTGAGTTCGAAATTGTTTCGAGATGAATTAAGACATTTATTTAAAAGAAAAATAGAAGATTCTTCATCAAGTTTAAGTTACAGATTTAGGACAAAAAACAAGGAATTTGCTGGTGAGATTGTCATAGTTAACGATGATGGATCTATATTGGTAAAAAATTTGGAAGATTCACTTAGTAACAATTTAGTTAGGATTGATTCGGTATTTGATGCAAGTATGGGCTAG
- a CDS encoding prenyltransferase codes for MAASAIAVTCGLTLAVCLNPSEFNIVNAVLIYLGIFCLHSSVDLLNDYFDFKRGIDLRTKKTKFSGGTGVLPEGLLSPNSVYIAGIVFLLVGLTIGGVFVVSKGYVIGIILAFAAISIVLYSTKLVNFGLGELFVGIKGMLIVIGTFYVQTSAILLESIVLGIVAGLLSSMVLFVNSIPDINADREGGRRTLAILLDKFTGQAKFYFLTGLVIFIYISGILFFKELDSNFFVAFLPAILLLPAALKILVKFRNYVMGIKDFKESDYVSIMGDTVLFSRLFGIALVLGIITVVILFRLNVT; via the coding sequence TTGGCAGCATCCGCTATCGCGGTCACTTGCGGCTTAACACTGGCAGTCTGTTTAAACCCATCGGAGTTTAATATCGTAAATGCGGTTCTGATATATTTAGGAATATTTTGTCTTCATAGTAGTGTAGATCTGCTCAATGATTACTTTGATTTTAAGCGAGGAATCGATTTAAGGACCAAGAAAACTAAATTTAGTGGAGGTACAGGTGTCCTGCCGGAGGGATTGTTGTCCCCAAATAGTGTATACATCGCAGGTATTGTATTCCTACTTGTAGGATTAACAATCGGAGGAGTATTCGTTGTGTCTAAAGGGTATGTTATAGGAATTATACTCGCCTTTGCTGCTATTTCGATAGTGCTTTATTCTACAAAGCTAGTAAATTTCGGTTTGGGTGAGCTATTCGTTGGCATTAAAGGTATGTTAATAGTTATAGGAACATTTTATGTCCAAACTTCTGCAATTTTACTTGAGTCAATAGTTTTGGGTATAGTCGCGGGGTTGCTCTCCTCAATGGTCTTATTTGTTAATTCTATACCAGACATAAATGCAGATAGGGAGGGAGGAAGAAGGACCTTGGCTATCTTGTTAGATAAGTTTACTGGCCAAGCAAAGTTTTACTTTCTTACGGGATTGGTTATTTTCATATACATTAGTGGGATTCTATTTTTCAAAGAATTAGATAGTAATTTTTTTGTTGCATTTCTACCGGCCATTCTTTTATTACCCGCAGCTTTGAAAATTTTAGTCAAATTTAGAAACTATGTTATGGGAATCAAAGATTTTAAAGAATCGGATTATGTAAGCATTATGGGCGATACAGTCTTATTTTCAAGGTTATTTGGGATAGCGTTGGTGCTGGGAATTATTACAGTTGTCATCCTTTTTAGATTGAATGTAACATAA
- the rplJ gene encoding 50S ribosomal protein L10, giving the protein MSQTTVINKLGRTSYPERKVNLYENLQSLAKSYNVIALCRMTKVRSAQLMAIRKKFKNEIKILTIKNKVAQRAFEQIFEDVKGLEFLNKELEGQCALMFTNLSPFKLNLTFDKNKIFMAAKGGDIAPNELLIPAGNTGINPGPVLSEFKESNVPTKIDQGTIWVSKDTIVAKPGDVISQKLAALLSKLDVKPIEAGVSVNYAIAEGLEFKEKDLKIVVQEYVDEIVRSFQEALALTVEAVYFTKESTPLLLIKGKQHGLSLAVEAGYLSPETVELVLGKANAVAGNLSQQLSSKGYSPQN; this is encoded by the coding sequence ATGAGTCAAACCACAGTTATCAACAAGTTAGGTAGAACATCTTATCCAGAAAGAAAGGTCAATTTGTATGAAAATTTACAAAGCCTAGCAAAATCCTACAATGTAATAGCCTTATGTCGAATGACTAAAGTAAGGTCCGCTCAACTTATGGCAATCAGAAAGAAGTTTAAAAATGAAATAAAAATTTTAACAATTAAAAATAAAGTTGCGCAAAGAGCATTTGAACAGATATTTGAAGATGTAAAGGGTTTGGAATTTCTAAATAAGGAATTGGAGGGTCAATGTGCCCTAATGTTTACAAACTTGAGCCCATTTAAATTGAATCTGACTTTTGACAAAAATAAGATTTTTATGGCCGCAAAGGGAGGCGATATCGCACCAAACGAGTTACTCATACCAGCAGGTAATACAGGAATAAATCCTGGTCCAGTCTTGTCAGAATTTAAAGAATCAAATGTACCTACAAAAATTGACCAGGGGACAATTTGGGTCTCAAAAGATACAATTGTTGCGAAACCAGGAGATGTTATCTCTCAAAAATTAGCAGCTTTATTAAGCAAACTAGATGTAAAACCAATTGAAGCAGGAGTTTCGGTTAACTATGCTATCGCAGAAGGCCTAGAATTTAAGGAAAAGGATCTAAAGATAGTAGTCCAGGAGTACGTAGATGAGATAGTAAGGTCCTTCCAAGAAGCCTTAGCACTTACTGTAGAAGCAGTTTACTTCACAAAGGAATCAACTCCATTACTACTGATAAAAGGAAAACAGCACGGATTATCGTTGGCAGTAGAGGCAGGATATCTTTCCCCTGAAACCGTTGAATTGGTATTGGGAAAGGCTAATGCCGTTGCAGGAAACCTCTCTCAGCAACTCAGTTCCAAAGGATACTCTCCCCAGAACTAA
- the rpl12p gene encoding 50S ribosomal protein P1, with translation MEYVYAALLLHKLKQDINEDNVKSVIKSAGVEPDDVRIKSLVAALSEVNIEDALKAAPIAAAAAPAASASGASSGAAAAPKEEEKKDEKKEEEALEGLSSLFG, from the coding sequence ATGGAATATGTATATGCTGCTTTATTATTACATAAACTAAAGCAAGATATCAATGAAGATAACGTAAAAAGTGTAATAAAATCTGCAGGCGTTGAGCCTGATGATGTTAGAATTAAATCCTTAGTCGCAGCTTTAAGTGAAGTTAACATAGAAGATGCATTAAAAGCCGCTCCTATAGCAGCCGCCGCAGCCCCAGCAGCTTCAGCATCAGGCGCATCCTCAGGTGCCGCTGCAGCTCCAAAAGAAGAAGAGAAAAAGGACGAGAAAAAAGAAGAAGAAGCACTCGAAGGGTTATCTTCTCTTTTCGGCTAA
- a CDS encoding alcohol dehydrogenase catalytic domain-containing protein: protein MKAAILDKSKIVIKEIVLPKIGKSEILIKMKACGICGSDLEKVFGSYGMKSSRIGHEPVGEVVEVGREVSNFRKGDRVFVHHHVPCYSCKFCYSGDYTMCEMYQSSNIEPCGLSEFILIPEWNISRGGVFIIPDSITYEHAALIEPVACCLRSIDKINIKKADNVLIFGAGPTGLMHLILLKCSGVSKIVLVDINDFRLNFAKKFDPTISTINVSGSDKDHLKKILRSIVGNDGIDKSIICTSSKSAFVQSLESTRRGGTISLFGVPPKDNQSIIDLNMIYSKELKIIPSYATSEKEINQAINLMENATINLEPLITHKFSLADSEKAFQCAHKANDSMKIIITTK from the coding sequence ATGAAAGCTGCAATTCTCGATAAAAGCAAGATAGTAATAAAGGAAATTGTGTTGCCAAAAATTGGCAAGAGTGAAATTTTAATCAAGATGAAAGCCTGCGGAATTTGTGGATCTGATTTAGAAAAAGTCTTTGGAAGTTACGGAATGAAGTCCTCGAGAATTGGACATGAACCTGTTGGTGAGGTAGTAGAGGTGGGTAGGGAAGTATCAAACTTTAGAAAAGGAGACAGGGTATTTGTCCACCATCATGTCCCATGTTATTCGTGTAAGTTCTGCTATTCTGGAGATTACACCATGTGCGAAATGTATCAAAGCAGTAACATTGAACCATGCGGCTTATCAGAGTTCATCTTAATTCCTGAATGGAATATATCAAGAGGGGGCGTATTCATCATTCCCGATTCTATAACTTACGAACACGCGGCACTTATAGAACCAGTTGCTTGTTGCTTACGGTCGATAGATAAGATCAATATTAAGAAGGCAGATAATGTCCTGATTTTTGGCGCTGGGCCTACAGGCTTAATGCACTTGATTTTGTTAAAGTGTTCAGGTGTATCAAAAATAGTACTTGTAGATATTAACGACTTTAGGCTAAATTTTGCAAAGAAGTTTGACCCCACCATATCCACAATTAATGTAAGTGGGTCAGACAAAGATCATCTAAAAAAAATACTACGATCTATTGTTGGAAATGACGGAATTGACAAGTCTATTATTTGTACAAGCAGTAAATCAGCTTTTGTTCAGTCACTTGAATCCACACGCCGTGGGGGGACGATTTCACTGTTTGGTGTACCGCCCAAAGATAATCAGTCAATCATAGATCTTAATATGATATATTCCAAGGAATTAAAGATAATTCCTAGTTATGCAACTTCAGAAAAAGAGATCAACCAGGCTATCAACTTGATGGAAAATGCTACAATCAATTTAGAGCCTTTAATTACCCATAAATTTAGTTTGGCTGATTCTGAAAAGGCATTTCAGTGTGCACATAAAGCAAACGATTCAATGAAGATCATTATCACTACTAAATGA
- a CDS encoding YHS domain-containing protein: MDPVCGIELSEELATVLEFNDKRIYFCCEGCKRIFQKKPKKYSK; encoded by the coding sequence GTGGATCCTGTATGTGGAATTGAACTCAGTGAGGAGCTTGCTACAGTATTGGAATTTAATGATAAAAGAATTTATTTTTGTTGCGAAGGATGTAAAAGAATTTTTCAAAAAAAACCTAAAAAGTATTCAAAGTAA
- a CDS encoding PsbP-related protein, giving the protein MPKNSKLKLVSLSVFTAFIFSIVLMGFNSNSAVFGSFFGGDSQTFLTYTDNKHHFEIEYPNNWERSVKLNNEVIFIAPKDVNSVSSPAGVVVKTIPTPGKNISTDSATKELTSQIQSEHKDFKLESTTPTTVDGKKATKIIFTATDSKLQNRKAMQIVVSNYESLYVLTYKASTDKYGSFENTANQMIGSYKFLPK; this is encoded by the coding sequence ATGCCTAAAAACAGTAAACTCAAATTAGTTTCATTATCTGTATTTACCGCATTCATTTTCTCAATTGTCCTGATGGGATTTAATAGTAATTCAGCAGTTTTTGGATCTTTTTTTGGAGGGGACTCCCAGACCTTTCTTACCTATACAGATAATAAACATCATTTTGAAATAGAATATCCAAATAACTGGGAAAGGTCAGTCAAATTGAATAATGAAGTTATTTTTATCGCTCCCAAGGATGTTAACTCCGTAAGTAGCCCGGCTGGAGTTGTGGTAAAAACAATACCAACCCCAGGTAAGAACATTTCCACAGATTCGGCCACAAAAGAACTAACCTCTCAAATACAATCGGAACATAAAGATTTCAAATTGGAATCTACCACTCCCACTACTGTAGACGGAAAGAAAGCAACGAAAATTATTTTCACTGCAACTGACAGTAAGTTGCAAAATAGGAAGGCAATGCAAATTGTTGTTTCCAATTATGAGAGTTTGTATGTGTTGACCTATAAGGCTTCAACTGACAAATATGGATCTTTTGAAAACACTGCAAACCAAATGATTGGTTCGTATAAATTTTTACCAAAATAA
- a CDS encoding DNA-binding protein → MSHGKYETGNSRKSNEIFIGKKPLMTYVTATLVQLANEPTVVIKARGKSITRAVDVAQIIVKRMNTLGYRVESVKLGSDVLTGTEDDKPRNVSTIEVSISRSK, encoded by the coding sequence ATGTCACATGGCAAATACGAAACAGGAAATAGCAGGAAGAGCAATGAAATATTCATAGGCAAAAAACCACTAATGACGTATGTAACAGCAACACTAGTTCAACTGGCCAATGAACCAACGGTTGTGATCAAAGCCCGAGGAAAGAGTATTACAAGGGCAGTAGATGTGGCTCAGATTATTGTCAAAAGAATGAACACACTAGGATATAGGGTTGAGAGTGTAAAATTAGGCTCAGACGTCTTAACCGGCACCGAAGATGACAAGCCAAGAAATGTCTCCACAATAGAAGTGTCAATTTCGAGATCAAAGTGA
- a CDS encoding SecE/sec61-gamma family protein translocase subunit, giving the protein MLSSIGTTVQRRIIEIFQTLKLAKKTSKDDYFTHLRLVLLAIGAVGGIGFVIKMIGELIFVNK; this is encoded by the coding sequence TTGTTATCGTCAATAGGCACTACCGTTCAAAGAAGAATTATAGAAATATTTCAAACTTTAAAACTAGCAAAGAAAACCAGCAAGGATGACTATTTTACACATTTAAGGTTAGTCCTATTAGCTATAGGAGCAGTAGGTGGAATTGGTTTTGTTATAAAGATGATTGGTGAACTAATTTTTGTCAACAAATAA
- the lsrF gene encoding 3-hydroxy-5-phosphonooxypentane-2,4-dione thiolase, with the protein MDWGMKNRFSRIIKPDSGRCVMLAVDHGYFLGPTERLENPRETIRPLLNLADSLMLTRGVLRSSVSAESNTPIVLRVSGGSSIVGEDLSKETIITSIEEAIRLNASCLALSIFVGSKYEYQTLKNLSKLVNEGEKYGIPVLAVTAVGKEMARDARYLGLACRIAAELGAHVVKTYHCLDFRKVVDGCPVPVIIAGGKKLAEREALQLTSDALRDGASGVDMGRNIWQSDNPVAMINAVRAIVHENITVNQAYDLYLNMSKMKSAMRKSPSART; encoded by the coding sequence ATGGACTGGGGAATGAAAAATAGATTTTCGCGTATAATAAAGCCAGATAGCGGACGGTGTGTCATGCTTGCTGTTGATCACGGATATTTTTTGGGACCAACAGAAAGATTAGAAAACCCTAGGGAAACTATCAGACCGCTTTTGAATTTAGCAGACTCATTGATGTTAACTAGAGGAGTCCTTCGCTCGTCAGTTTCAGCAGAAAGTAACACACCGATTGTGCTTAGAGTTTCTGGAGGATCCAGTATTGTAGGGGAAGATCTATCCAAGGAAACAATCATCACATCCATTGAGGAAGCAATAAGGCTTAATGCCTCATGTTTGGCGTTGTCAATCTTTGTAGGCAGCAAATACGAGTATCAGACGCTGAAAAATCTATCTAAGTTAGTAAATGAAGGCGAGAAATATGGGATTCCGGTTTTAGCTGTTACTGCAGTAGGAAAGGAAATGGCAAGAGATGCAAGATATTTGGGATTAGCCTGCAGGATAGCTGCCGAACTTGGTGCTCATGTTGTGAAAACGTATCACTGTTTGGATTTCAGAAAGGTGGTTGATGGGTGTCCTGTACCTGTCATAATAGCAGGTGGAAAGAAACTAGCAGAAAGGGAAGCACTCCAGCTAACTTCTGATGCCCTTAGAGATGGTGCATCAGGTGTGGATATGGGCAGAAATATATGGCAGTCGGACAACCCAGTTGCAATGATTAACGCAGTCAGAGCAATAGTGCATGAGAATATTACTGTCAATCAGGCATACGATCTATATTTAAACATGTCAAAAATGAAGAGCGCTATGAGAAAAAGTCCTAGTGCAAGGACTTGA
- a CDS encoding aldo/keto reductase, whose amino-acid sequence MSLAKKFQAGFATSSGTTNFRNLALRKGAHESHFKHVEDLYLSSLGMGTYLGNLSSQDDMNLESSIYSSVKEGSINVIDTAINYRSMLSEKCIGRAIGRLIEDEIAKRDELFICTKNGYFTNDGDYAHIDIDSYLKLMYFDQNIIDSDDISPSYNIMNPNYISNCIDRSLCNMGLDTIDLVYVHNSFESWFDQVDRPTFYEMLYSVFEVYESFRKIGKLRYYGMATWNCFTAQKNCTNYLSLKEVIKIANDVGGEGNGFKFIQLPYNSFMTEPYTFKNQGIDKSSQDVSILEAAKHYGIHVFTSIPLFQGKLLDLKIDDESLINLPYASTKLLQFVRSTPGVVAPLVGQKSLNHTNQNIVVSKYPQLTNEEFTSLLGRVESLKKQNN is encoded by the coding sequence ATGTCGTTAGCTAAAAAATTTCAAGCAGGTTTCGCAACATCGTCAGGGACGACTAATTTTAGAAATTTGGCTTTGAGAAAGGGTGCCCATGAATCACATTTCAAGCATGTTGAAGACTTGTACCTTTCATCCCTCGGAATGGGAACTTATTTGGGAAATCTATCTTCTCAGGACGACATGAACTTAGAATCATCTATTTATTCTAGTGTAAAGGAGGGCTCCATTAATGTTATTGATACAGCTATTAACTATCGATCGATGCTTTCTGAAAAATGTATCGGCCGTGCAATAGGGAGACTTATAGAAGATGAAATAGCTAAAAGAGATGAGCTTTTCATTTGCACAAAAAACGGATATTTTACAAATGACGGGGATTATGCGCACATCGATATAGATTCGTACTTAAAATTAATGTACTTTGACCAGAATATTATTGATTCCGATGACATCAGTCCTTCTTATAATATCATGAATCCAAATTATATATCAAATTGCATAGATAGGTCTTTGTGTAATATGGGTCTTGATACTATTGATTTAGTATACGTCCATAACTCCTTTGAGAGCTGGTTTGATCAGGTTGATAGACCAACTTTTTATGAAATGCTTTATAGTGTTTTTGAGGTTTATGAGAGTTTTCGAAAGATTGGAAAGCTTCGTTATTATGGTATGGCAACTTGGAATTGTTTTACGGCACAGAAAAATTGTACAAATTACCTGTCTCTAAAGGAAGTCATAAAAATTGCAAACGATGTAGGCGGTGAAGGGAATGGTTTTAAATTCATACAATTGCCTTACAATTCATTTATGACCGAACCCTATACGTTTAAGAACCAAGGAATCGATAAATCTTCCCAGGATGTTTCCATCTTAGAGGCAGCTAAACACTATGGAATACACGTCTTTACAAGCATACCTTTATTTCAGGGTAAACTACTCGATCTAAAAATAGATGATGAGTCTCTAATCAATTTGCCCTATGCATCTACTAAATTACTTCAATTTGTACGTTCTACACCTGGAGTTGTGGCACCACTTGTGGGTCAAAAGTCTTTGAATCATACAAATCAAAATATTGTTGTATCAAAATATCCTCAATTGACAAATGAAGAATTTACCAGTTTACTGGGCCGCGTTGAGTCATTGAAAAAGCAGAACAATTAA